One window of the Anopheles cruzii chromosome 2, idAnoCruzAS_RS32_06, whole genome shotgun sequence genome contains the following:
- the LOC128266965 gene encoding gamma-aminobutyric acid receptor subunit alpha-4 codes for MGFSCETALRPQDRVPRSDRSDFASLAPYQHYGHAEQRTALRAATVNLKVRRRHPTPNHANAPPAPTNPEPQLKVSSPAPHGGSWPASCAPFFTVSCSPAAVLDEYSTIVLDKLTQFLSRHLVASDARPLQDGPMAGGAEPDRPAVANVPTFTVTPSNQGPPSAAWCSRTNDLSQPNVQSRAGRHRDEAILPVAKATSSHHLVRHSLCLYAASSVLLALCYLTIPTVASDTAHPIRGRVRFAEGKSDKEILDHLLKNSRYDKRLLPPVDDADFCCGMHTPEMAKHIPDMRVPGRPQNRGTLTVNVSVLLLSLASPDESSLKYEVEFLLQQQWFDPRLRYANQSQYEYLNAIHHHEDIWLPDTYFIMHGDFKDPIIPMHFALRIYRNGTINYLMRRHLILSCQGRLNIFPFDDPLCSFALESISYEQSAITYVWKNDEDTLRKSPSLTTLNAYLIQNQTIACPIKASWRAEGQTLSVEDEEFLCNLCQRRFEEQGNYSCLKVDLIFTRDRAFYFTTVFIPGIILVTSSFITFWLEWNAVPARSMIGVTTMLNFFTTSNGFRSTLPVVSNLTAMNVWDGVCMCFIYASLLEFVCVNYVGRKRPLHNVVYRPGENPVTQRLPAVLSRIGIILASPLSSRLLSETIEREFHTAIAAEKTTGATAAAAAASATATAAGSTTAASADVGAGGGSSGASQPPTAASVQRCEEGFASGPSGSLTHRRTPTVETKLNEIGLMETSFPGVKKRESGGPNEIVACTSCAGGTSPCTHSANNGCATETCFVQVRKKEPPHPIRVAKTIDVIARITFPSAYSVFLIFFFIHYKGFS; via the exons ATGGGTTTCTCGTGTGAAACTGCGCTCCGCCCTCAGGATCGAGTGCCGCGATCGGACCGATCGGATTTTGCGAGCCTCGCACCCTACCAGCACTATGGCCACGCCGAGCAACGAACGGCACTCAGAGCGGCAACCGTAAACCTCAAGGTGCGACGTCGCCACCCAACGCCGAACCACGCTAATGCGCCACCTGCGCCGACGAACCCGGAACCGCAGTTGAAAGTGtcgtcaccagcaccacaTGGAGGAAGCTGGCCCGCCAGCTGCGCCCCGTTTTTCACCGTGTCTTGCTCACCGGCGGCCGTACTCGACGAGTACTCGACAATCGTGCTGGACAAGCTCACGCAATTCCTCAGCCGCCATCTGGTAGCGTCGGACGCACGGCCGCTCCAGGATGGTCCGATGGCCGGCGGGGCCGAGCCGGACCGTCCGGCCGTGGCGAACGTACCTACCTTCACTGTCACACCGTCCAACCAAGGGCCGCCGAGTGCCGCCTGGTGCAGCCGGACCAACGACCTGAGCCAGCCGAACGTCCAGAGCAgggccggccgccaccgggacgAGGCCATCCTGCCGGTAGCGAAGGCAACCAGTAGTCACCATCTTGTAAGACATTCACTTTGTTTATACGCAGCCTCTAGTGTACTACTAGCGTTATGTTATCTAACGATACCAACAGTTGCCTCAGACACAGCACACCCAAT AAGAGGAAGAGTTCg ATTCGCCGAAGGAAAGTCGGATAAGGAAATTTTAGATCATCTGTTAAAAAATTCCCGCTACGATAAACGGCTGCTGCCACCAGTGGACG ATGCCGATTTTTGCTGTGGCATGCACACGCCGGAAATGGCTAAACACATACCGGATATGCGTGTTCCAGGACGACCCCAGAATCGTG GAACATTGACTGTGAACGTTAGCGTTTTACTATTAAGCTTAGCATCGCCAGACGAGTCTAGTTTG AAATACGAGGTCGAGTTTTTGCTGCAGCAACAGTGGTTCGATCCGCGGCTACGGTACGCAAACCAGTCGCAGTATGAATATTTAAACGCAATACATCACCACGAGGATATTTGGCTACCGGATACATACTTCATCATGCACGGCGACTTCAAGGATCCGATCATACCGATGCACTTCGCGCTCCGGATATACCGTAACGGTACAATTAATTATCTGATGAG ACGCCATCTCATCCTATCGTGCCAGGGTCGGCTGAACATATTTCCTTTCGACGATCCCCTGTGTTCGTTCGCGTTAGAGAGCA TATCGTATGAACAATCGGCAATAACGTACGTCTGGAAGAACGACGAGGACACTCTGCGGAAGAGCCCTTCACTGACGACCCTAAATGCGTACTTGATTCAAAACCAAACGATCGCCTGTCCCATCAAGGCGAGCTGGAGAG CCGAAGGACAAACACTGTCGGTAGAAGACGAAGAGTTTCTTTGTAATTTATGTCAGAGACGCTTTGAGGAGCAAG GAAATTACAGTTGTCTGAAAGTGGATTTAATATTTACAAGAGACCGAGCGTTCTACTTCACAACCGTCTTTATACCGGGCATCATCTTGGTGACGTCGTCCTTCATCACCTTCTGGCTGGAGTGGAACGCGGTCCCGGCCCGTTCGATGATAG GTGTAACAACCATGTTGAATTTTTTCACCACCTCAAACGGTTTCCGCAGTACACTTCCGGTCGTGTCCAACCTGACGGCGATGAACGTGTGGGACGGGGTGTGCATGTGCTTCATCTACGCCTCGCTGCTGGAGTTCGTGTGCGTCAACTACGTCGGCCGGAAGCGACCGTTGCACAATGTTGTATATAGGCCAGGAGAGAATCCAGTCACTCAG CGTCTTCCAGCTGTCCTAAGCAGGATCGGAATAATTCTCGCTAGCCCCCTG TCGTCGAGGCTTTTGTCG GAAACGATTGAGCGCGAGTTTCACACGGCCATCGCCGCGGAGAAGACgaccggcgccaccgccgccgccgccgcagcttCAGCTacagccaccgccgctggcTCCACTaccgccgcttccg CCGACGttggcgccggcggcggaagtTCCGGCGCTTCCCAACCACCGACCGCGGCCAGTGTGCAGCGGTGCGAGGAAGGGTTCGCTTCCGGCCCTTCCGGCAGCCTGACGCACCGCCGAACGCCAACGGTCGAAACGAAGCTTAACGAGATCGGGCTTATGGAGACGAGCTTT CCG GGTGTCAAGAAGCGGGAATCCGGCGGACCGAACGAGATCGTCGCGTGTACGAGTTGCGCCGGCGGCACGAGTCCCTGCACTCACTCGGCAAACAATGGCTGTGCCACGGAG ACGTGCTTCGTGCAGGTGCGGAAAAAGGAGCCACCGCATCCGATCCGCGTGGCGAAAACGATCGACGTGATCGCGCGCATCACCTTCCCGTCGGCTTACTCCGTGTTTTTGATATTCTTCTTCATCCACTACAAGGGATTCTCCTAG